Part of the Falsibacillus albus genome, CATAATCCACTGGCGTACCATAATAATTACCCACATACTCAGCATATTCCAAAAGCTTTCCTTGCTCGATCAGGGACTCGAATTCCTCCCTTGACTTGAAGAAATAATCTACTCCATCCACTTCCCCTTCACGAGGCAGCCGTGTTGTCATAGAGATGGAATATTCAAATTTTGTATTTTCCTGTGAAAAAATTGCCTTTCTGACGGTTCCTTTCCCAACACCTGAAGGTCCTGAAAGAACAATTAACAAACCCTTTTCTTTCATGAAATTATGTCCTACCCTTCTTCATTTATATCTTCTTTATCTGCAAGACGATGCGCGACGGTTTCCGGCTGGACCGCGGAAAGAATGACATGGTCGCTGTCAGTGATGATCACGGCTCGCGTTCTGCGCCCGTAGGTCGCATCAATCAATGATCCTCGGTCGCGGGCATCTTGGATAAGCCGTTTGATTGGGGCGGACTCTGGACTAACAATGGAAACTATTCGATTTGCGGAAACAATATTGCCAAATCCGATGTTTATTAGTTTAATGGACATGTTGTTCCTCCGATCAATAATAATCTAGTTTGACCGTCAAACGGCCGTTTTAATCAATTATCATTCAATATTCTGAACTTGTTCTCTCATTTTCTCCAAATATGTTTTCAATTCCACAACAGTATGAGAAATATTCGAGTCATTTGCCTTTGAGCCGATCGTATTCACTTCCCGATTCATTTCCTGAATCATGAAATCCAGCTTCCGCCCAATCGGTTGCTTCTGATCTAGCGCTTGTCTGAACTGTGCAATATGGCTATCAAGCCTTGTCATTTCCTCACTGATGTCCGACTTATCCGCAAATATGGCGAGTTCGGTCATGATCCTTGCCTCATCGATTTCCCCGTTCATCCACTCCGACACTTTTTTCTCGAGTCGAGCCTTATATTTCTCCGTAACCGCAGGTGCATACTCCTTCAGCTTCTTGAGCTCAAGATTGAAGGCCCGTAACTGATGAAGCAGGTCTTTTTTCAATGCCTGCCCTTCTGCAGCCCTCATTTCAGACAGTTTTTGCACTGCACCGTAGACGGCTTCCAGCACGAGTGAATCGATCATTTCATTCTCTTCTTCCATTTCTTCAATTGAAATAAAATCCGAACGATTGATTAAATCCTTAAGATCAATTTCAGTATGTACGTTGAAGGTATCCTTGATTTTATTTACTAATTGATAATAATCCTCTAATAGTTCCCAGTCAATATGCAACTTCCGTTTCACTAAACCTTCGCCTTCGAATGCTATGAAGACTTCCGTTCGGCCACGTTTCACGATATCGCCGATGTTCTTCTTGATTTTTTCCTCTATGCTCAATAATTGCCTTGGCATACGAATATTAAATTCACAGAAACGATGATTCACAGATTTCATTTCAACTGTAACCGCATATTGCGACGATTCTGCCCTTCCACGGCCAAACCCCGTCATACTCATCACCATTCGTGATCACATCCATTTCGAAAGAAAGCTAAAAAGAAAAGGCAATAGAGCAGCCTCTATTACCTTTAGGATTATACCATAATTCAAGTCTTTTTTCTTAAATAAAATGATCCAGCTAATAAAAACGTAGGGATTGCGCTCATTCCAATTATCAATAGCCAATCTCTCATGATGATCGGGACTGTATGGAAAATGGGCTGCAATGCCGGGGTATAGATGACAATAAGCATCAAGAGCAATGAAGAGATGACGGCCCCCACTAAGTACCAATTTCCAAACGGATTGCGGGCAAAAACCGACTTCTCGCTTCGGCAGTCAAATACATGGATCAATTGAGCCAGGACAAGCGTGGCAAACGCAATTGTCTGAGCATACGCCAATTGATCTGGATTTCGATGGTAGATGGTCACGAATGCCATCAAAGTGGAAACCCCGATTAAGAAGCCCCTGGAAACCACCTTCCAACCAAGCCCTCTTGCAAATACGCCTTCTTTGTGATGCCGCGGCTTCCGTTTCATTACATCTTCTTCAGGTTTATCGAGACCCAGCGCCATGGCTGGAAGTCCATCCGTCACTAAATTCACCCATAGAATCTGAATAGGAACGAGTGGAAGCGGAAGTGCCAGAATCATGGCAAACAGCATGACAAGGATTTCGCCTACATTCGAAGCCAATAAGTATCGGATGAACTTTCTAATGTTTTCATATATGTTCCTGCCCTCTTTGATCGCTGCTTTAATCGTGGCAAAATTATCGTCCAACAAAACAAGTGCGGATGCCTCCTTCGCAACATCCGTTCCGGTAATCCCCATTGAAACACCGATATCCGCGGTTTTGATGGCAGGTGCATCATTGACACCATCCCCCGTCATCGCGACAATATGCCCTCGATTTTGCAATGCCTTCACAATCTTCAGCTTGTGCTCCGGCGACACCCTGGCAAAGACGGAGACTTGTTCCACTTCTTCCTCCAGCTCTTCAACCGTCATCTCATTCAATACTTTACCTTCGAGGACTTTTGCATTTCCTTTTATTATCCCGAGCTGTCTGGCAATCGCCTCTGCGGTGATGGCATGGTCCCCTGTAATCATCACGGTTTTGATCCCTGCATCCCTGCATTCTTTCACTGCTGCTTTAACCTCGGGACGAGGAGGATCGATCATTCCTTGGAGTCCGATAAAGGTCAGATTCTTTTCAGCTTCTGATTCATGCAATATGATCGTTTTGGAATCTATCGGCTTGAATGCAATGGCTATTGTCCTGAGCGCCTGCATTGCTAGCCCTTCGACCGCATCATTCACTTTTTCCCTGGACTCTCCTCCCAAATGCTGAAGCCTGCCTGTCCATAATATAGACTCACTTACACCTACAATGACATCAGGTGCGCCTTTTGTGATGACAAACCTTTTCCCGTGCTGATCCTTAATGATCATGCTCATCATTTTCCTTGATGAATCGAAAGGAAACTCCTTTTCAACCGTAAATTGCTTTAATAGGTTCTCCCTTTTTAATCCTGCTTTCATGGCAGCCACAAGAAGGGCTCCTTCCGTCGGGTCTCCGTCAATGATATAATCATTTTCCTTCTGTTTCAGCTCTGCATGATTGCATAATGCCCCAAATGTCAACAGCTGCTGCAATTCCTTGGAGTTCCCAGGCAATACTTTATGATCCCTTTGATAAAATTCACCTCCTGGATGATAGCCGGTTCCTGTCACATTCCACGTTTGACCGCTGCTCCATATATGTGTGACGGTCATCTTGTTCTGGGTCATGGTTCCGGTCTTATCCGAACATATCACCGAGGCACAGCCAAGTGTCTCAACAGCTGGTAACTTTCTGACAATCGCATTCATCCGGATCATACGCTGCACCCCAAGCGACAAGGCAACTGTGACGATCGCTGGAAGACCTTCAGGGATCGCTGCAACAGCTAATGAAACACCAGCCAAAAACATCGTATATAAATCATGCCCCTGTATGACTCCAATGGCCACAACCAAGGCCGTTAACAATAAGGCGAAAGTGATGAGGATTTTCCCCAGCTGTTCAAGCCGCCTTTGAAGCGGAGTGACCATCACTTGTGCATTCTGCAGCATATGGGCGATCTGCCCCATCGCTGTTTTCATCCCGATGGAGGTGACCACGCCGATCCCATTTCCGCGCGTCACCATCGTCCCCATGAAAGCCATATTTTCCAAATCGCCCAGGCTTACATTTTCACCCGCTACAATATCGACCTTTTTGGATACAGGCAATGATTCGCCTGTCAATGCCGATTCCTCTATTTCAAGATTATTCGATTCGATTATCCTCACATCAGCGCCGATTCGATCGCCGCTCGAAAATTTGATTACGTCCCCCACAACTACTTCTTTAGAGGTTATTTTCAGCCAACCTCTATCCCTGAGGACATACACCTGCGGAGCAGACAGCTCTTTCAATGCATGAAGGGACTTTTCTGCCTTCCGTTCCTGAAAAAAGCCTAAAAACCCATTAATCAGAACGATGGCGATAATTGCAATCGCATCAATATATTCCCCCAGCAGCCCCGAAATCAACGTTGCCGCCAATAAAACAAGCACCATAAAATCTTTGAACTGGCTGAAAAAAAGCAATAACGCCGACTGCTTCTCCCCTTCATCTAGCTCATTCCAGCCAAACTGTTTTCGCCGGTTCTTTACTTCCTCTTCCTGGAGCCCACATTGAAAATTCGTATTCAAGGCCTTTTCTACGTCTTTTTCCCCCATCTCATGGTACTTCATCCAACCAACTCACTCTCCTCTTTCAAACCAGAAGTTGTCCTTCCCATATAGCAAGCATATTCAGCCAACAAAAGAAAAATGATATAATGTTGAAAGAAAAGCGGAGGCGGCTTGGTCAGAGGCGAAGAGATTGGACCGTAGCACCGCGAGATAAAGGAAACACGAAGAGCGGATAACGATTCGATGTTGACTTATCGTAAGGGGAATCCTGAAGTCTGCTAGTCGATAGCCTCCGGAGCTGGACAACATGGAGCGCCGGCTATGTTCGCCACGTCCTGTGGCAACGCCTGCACTAGTACATCCTGTACGTCGAAGCGAAGGCGGCTTGACCATCGACAAAGAGCAGGGAACTTAAGTTGAGGTGCGGCAAATTCTGTTGATTAGTGTCGATTGGCCGATATTTGACTGAAATCGGCCGATATATTTAAATTTAGACCGATATATGTGCTGAATCGGCCGATATAATCAAAATTAGACCGAAAAACCCGTTAAACTGGCCGATATATTACATTTCTGAACATTATTTGGACAGAAGAGATCGAAAATATCCCAGCAGACGTCATTTTTAAATAAAAAAACGTCTTTTTCAAACTGAATCCCTAAAAATCACAAGATTCCAGCAGCAAATCAGCACTTACGGTTATTTACTAAAAGATTGTTGTTTTAAAAGTATTTTATGATCAAAGCAAGAGCGGCAGATGCTAACCAAGGCGAGATCCTGCAGCAGATATCCCCCTTGCCCAATGTTTGATATAAAGCAGCAATCTTACGTAAAGAGCCTTCTAAATTAATCATATAAATAGAAAAGGATGTTCATTAATGTCATTTGACGGATTATTTACAAGGGCCATGGTCCATGAACTCTCACAGACGATCAAAGGCGGGAGGATCAATAAGATTCACCAGCCATATAAAAACGAAATCATCATGGTCGTCCGGTCAAACGGGAAAAATCATAAGGTTTTGCTCTCGGCCCACCCGAGCTATTCACGGGTGCAGCTCTCGGATGCAGCTTATGACAACCCGTCCGAACCCCCAATGTTCTGTATGCTTTTACGGAAGCATTTAGAAGGTTACATTTTGGAGGATGTCAGGCAAGTAGGGCTCGATCGGATCATTATCTTTGATGTAAAAGGCCGAAATGAGATAGGTGATTTATCCTACAAGCAGCTGATTGTGGAAATAATGGGACGGCACAGCAATATCATCCTGATCGATAAAACAAAAGGAATGATATTGGATAGCATCAAGCATGTTTCCTATGCGGTGAACAGCTATCGGGCAGTGGTCCCTGGGCAGGAATATATCCTCCCTCCCCAACAGGACAAAATGGATCCTCTAGAAGCAGCAGAGGAGGATGTCATCAGAAAATTGGATTTTAATTCGGGAAAAATGGACAAACAAATTGTTCAGCATTTCTCTGGTGTTTCTCCACTCTTGGCCAAAGAGATTCTATTTCGGTCCAAGCTCGCAAATATAAAGACACTCCCAGCTGCTTTTATGGAAATCATGGAGAAGATTAAGAAATATCAATATCGGCCTGCAATCACCCTAGCCGAGAGCAAAGAGGCATTTTATCTCTTCCCGCTTGAACACTTAAACGGCGAGGACAAATCCTTTCCTACACTCGGCGAAGTGCTCGACCGCTTTTATTTCGGAAAAGCTGAACGCGATCGTGTGAAGCAGCAAGCGCATGATTTGGAAAGGTTCATGAAGAATGAACGGGATAAGAACGAAACGAAGATCGAGAAGCTCAAAAAAACATTGCATGATGCAGAAAATGCGGATAAATATCAATTGTACGGTGAACTGCTGACAGCAAACCTTTATGCGGTCCATAAAGGAATGGAGTCGATCGAAGTCTCGAATTATTACGATGAAAACGGAGGAACCATCTCCATCCAACTCGATCCGCTTAAAACTCCTTCTGAAAATGCACAAAGCTATTTTTCAAAATATCAAAAAGCCAAAAAAGCCATTGTCATCGTTCAAGAGCAAATAAAAAAAGCGGAAGATGAGATTGCCTATTTTGAAGCACTGCTGCAGCAAATCGAGTCAGCTTCCCCACGGGATATCGAGGAAATCAGAGAGGAGCTGGCAGAGGAAGGCTATTTAAGACTGAAGCAAAAAAAAGGCAGCAAAAAGAATAATTCTAAGCCACAGCTGGAAAAATACCTCTCTTCCGATGGAACTGTCATTCTAGTAGGAAAAAATAACAAGCAAAATGATTATTTGACCAATAAAGTGGCTGGACGAGATGACATATGGCTGCATACCAAGGACATCCCGGGCTCACATGTAGTGATTCGGAGCCAGGACCCAAGTGATGAAACCATCCTTGATGCCGCTCAGCTTGCTGCCTATTTCAGCAAAGCCAAGGAATCGGGCTCAGTCCCTGTCGACTTCACTCAAGTAAGGCATGTAAAAAAACCGAATGGCGCCAAGCCTGGATTTGTCATATATGACAACCAGCAAACCGTCTACGTCACTCCTGATGCAGATAAGATCCTCGCGCTGAAAGCATAAAAAAGGGACCGCACCGAGCGGCCCCTTTTTTATCGCATTACACCAATTTGCTGCCCCAACCTGCCGGATCTTCTCTCCACTGCTTCAATTCCTGCACATCTTCTTCCCGGATTTCGCCTAGCTTCAATGCAGTTTCTAGCAGGCTTGTATAGTCGGATAGCGAATGATAGGTAATTTGATGCTGTTCAAGCTGTTCCTTTCCCTTTGCCAGTTCATAAGAAAAGATGGATACGACACCCAGCACTTCACACCCCGAATCTCTTAAGGCGTTCACGGCTGTGATGACGCTCCCTCCAGTTGAAATCAAGTCTTCCACCACTACCACTTTTTGGCCAGAAGAAACCTTGCCTTCAATTTGATTTCCCTTTCCATGCCCCTTTGCTTTTGAGCGGACGTAGCACATCGGCAGATTTAATATGTCACTTACCCAAGCCGCATGTGGAATTCCTGCTGTTGCCGTACCTGCTATCATCTCGGCTGCAGGAAATTCTTCGGAAACCAAATTGCTGAGCCCTTTGGCGATTTCCTTGCGCAATTCAGGATAAGAAAGAGTCAGCCTGTTATCGCAATAAATTGGCGATTTTATCCCTGATGACCATGTGAATGGATCGTGCGGCTTCAGCGAAACCGCATCTACTTTTAATAGTTGTTCAGCTATATAATTTTTCATTTTCAATTTCCACCATCCATTCATCTTTGATTTGTTCATATGCCATCCTCGGGTTGCTTTTCTTCGTGATCGACCTGCCCACAACGATCGCCGCGGCCCCGTTCTTTCGGGCTTGTGAAGGTGTCATGACCCTGAGCTGGTCATTTTTATCGTCTTCAGCCATACGGATGCCTGGAGTCACGCACATAAATCGATCTGTTGTTGCAAGGAGTATATGTTTGGCTTCTTGCGCCGAACAGACAACGCCATCGAGCCCAGCCTCGTGCGCCTGCTTGGCATAATGAATGACAGATTCCATTAGCGTTGCTTTGATTAACTGACCATATTGCATCTCTTCCTCGGAAGTACTCGTCAGCTGGGTGACCGCAATCAGCTTCGGCCTCTTTTGCCCGATGGAAGTCCCATCTTCCAGCCCTTTTAATGCAGCTTCCATCATTTTCTTTCCGCCTGCTGCATGGACATTCACCATATCCACACCGAGGCGTGCAAGGCCTTTCATCGCTTGATAGACGGTGTTTGGAATATCATGAAGCTTTAAATCAAGGAAAATTTGATGACCCTTTTCCTTTAAAAATCCGATGATTTGCGGACCTGCTTGATAGTAAAGTTCCATGCCGACTTTTACATACAAAGGCTCGTCAGAAGTGAAGGTTTCCAAAAAACAGACCACTTCGTCCATACTAGAAAAATCAAGCGCGATGATAGGCTTTTTGATCATCGGTTTTCCAGCTCCTTCCGGTTAGATCGCTAATATGGTTCACTCCAATTTCATCCAAAAGTGATGGCAGTTCATCAATGATGGATGGACAGATGAATGGATCGACGAAGTTGGCAGTCCCTACTGCTACAGCACTTGCGCCGGCATAAAAATATTCGATTACATCTTGTGCTGTCTGGACGCCTCCCATTCCGATGATTGGAATGCCCACTTTCTGGCTCACTTCATAAATCATACGGATGGAAACCGGCTTGATCGCTGGCCCAGATAGTCCGCCAGATTTATTGGCAAGGATCGGTCTGCCTGTTTTCAGGTCCAGTCTCATTCCTAACAAGGTGTTGATCATCGTGAGTCCATCGGCTCCGCCTTCTTCAACTGCTTGCGCCATCTCGACAATGTTCGCGACATTTGGCGAAAGTTTCACATACACAGGGGCAGATGACACTTCTTTGACACGGCTTGTCAGCTCCTTGGCAATTTCCGGAGCCGTACCGAAGGCGATTCCGCCCGTTTTTACATTCG contains:
- the remA gene encoding extracellular matrix/biofilm regulator RemA, whose protein sequence is MSIKLINIGFGNIVSANRIVSIVSPESAPIKRLIQDARDRGSLIDATYGRRTRAVIITDSDHVILSAVQPETVAHRLADKEDINEEG
- a CDS encoding YicC/YloC family endoribonuclease; translated protein: MVMSMTGFGRGRAESSQYAVTVEMKSVNHRFCEFNIRMPRQLLSIEEKIKKNIGDIVKRGRTEVFIAFEGEGLVKRKLHIDWELLEDYYQLVNKIKDTFNVHTEIDLKDLINRSDFISIEEMEEENEMIDSLVLEAVYGAVQKLSEMRAAEGQALKKDLLHQLRAFNLELKKLKEYAPAVTEKYKARLEKKVSEWMNGEIDEARIMTELAIFADKSDISEEMTRLDSHIAQFRQALDQKQPIGRKLDFMIQEMNREVNTIGSKANDSNISHTVVELKTYLEKMREQVQNIE
- a CDS encoding cation-translocating P-type ATPase codes for the protein MKYHEMGEKDVEKALNTNFQCGLQEEEVKNRRKQFGWNELDEGEKQSALLLFFSQFKDFMVLVLLAATLISGLLGEYIDAIAIIAIVLINGFLGFFQERKAEKSLHALKELSAPQVYVLRDRGWLKITSKEVVVGDVIKFSSGDRIGADVRIIESNNLEIEESALTGESLPVSKKVDIVAGENVSLGDLENMAFMGTMVTRGNGIGVVTSIGMKTAMGQIAHMLQNAQVMVTPLQRRLEQLGKILITFALLLTALVVAIGVIQGHDLYTMFLAGVSLAVAAIPEGLPAIVTVALSLGVQRMIRMNAIVRKLPAVETLGCASVICSDKTGTMTQNKMTVTHIWSSGQTWNVTGTGYHPGGEFYQRDHKVLPGNSKELQQLLTFGALCNHAELKQKENDYIIDGDPTEGALLVAAMKAGLKRENLLKQFTVEKEFPFDSSRKMMSMIIKDQHGKRFVITKGAPDVIVGVSESILWTGRLQHLGGESREKVNDAVEGLAMQALRTIAIAFKPIDSKTIILHESEAEKNLTFIGLQGMIDPPRPEVKAAVKECRDAGIKTVMITGDHAITAEAIARQLGIIKGNAKVLEGKVLNEMTVEELEEEVEQVSVFARVSPEHKLKIVKALQNRGHIVAMTGDGVNDAPAIKTADIGVSMGITGTDVAKEASALVLLDDNFATIKAAIKEGRNIYENIRKFIRYLLASNVGEILVMLFAMILALPLPLVPIQILWVNLVTDGLPAMALGLDKPEEDVMKRKPRHHKEGVFARGLGWKVVSRGFLIGVSTLMAFVTIYHRNPDQLAYAQTIAFATLVLAQLIHVFDCRSEKSVFARNPFGNWYLVGAVISSLLLMLIVIYTPALQPIFHTVPIIMRDWLLIIGMSAIPTFLLAGSFYLRKKT
- a CDS encoding Rqc2 family fibronectin-binding protein, producing MSFDGLFTRAMVHELSQTIKGGRINKIHQPYKNEIIMVVRSNGKNHKVLLSAHPSYSRVQLSDAAYDNPSEPPMFCMLLRKHLEGYILEDVRQVGLDRIIIFDVKGRNEIGDLSYKQLIVEIMGRHSNIILIDKTKGMILDSIKHVSYAVNSYRAVVPGQEYILPPQQDKMDPLEAAEEDVIRKLDFNSGKMDKQIVQHFSGVSPLLAKEILFRSKLANIKTLPAAFMEIMEKIKKYQYRPAITLAESKEAFYLFPLEHLNGEDKSFPTLGEVLDRFYFGKAERDRVKQQAHDLERFMKNERDKNETKIEKLKKTLHDAENADKYQLYGELLTANLYAVHKGMESIEVSNYYDENGGTISIQLDPLKTPSENAQSYFSKYQKAKKAIVIVQEQIKKAEDEIAYFEALLQQIESASPRDIEEIREELAEEGYLRLKQKKGSKKNNSKPQLEKYLSSDGTVILVGKNNKQNDYLTNKVAGRDDIWLHTKDIPGSHVVIRSQDPSDETILDAAQLAAYFSKAKESGSVPVDFTQVRHVKKPNGAKPGFVIYDNQQTVYVTPDADKILALKA
- the pyrE gene encoding orotate phosphoribosyltransferase, producing MKNYIAEQLLKVDAVSLKPHDPFTWSSGIKSPIYCDNRLTLSYPELRKEIAKGLSNLVSEEFPAAEMIAGTATAGIPHAAWVSDILNLPMCYVRSKAKGHGKGNQIEGKVSSGQKVVVVEDLISTGGSVITAVNALRDSGCEVLGVVSIFSYELAKGKEQLEQHQITYHSLSDYTSLLETALKLGEIREEDVQELKQWREDPAGWGSKLV
- the pyrF gene encoding orotidine-5'-phosphate decarboxylase is translated as MIKKPIIALDFSSMDEVVCFLETFTSDEPLYVKVGMELYYQAGPQIIGFLKEKGHQIFLDLKLHDIPNTVYQAMKGLARLGVDMVNVHAAGGKKMMEAALKGLEDGTSIGQKRPKLIAVTQLTSTSEEEMQYGQLIKATLMESVIHYAKQAHEAGLDGVVCSAQEAKHILLATTDRFMCVTPGIRMAEDDKNDQLRVMTPSQARKNGAAAIVVGRSITKKSNPRMAYEQIKDEWMVEIENEKLYS
- a CDS encoding dihydroorotate dehydrogenase, translating into MNRLGIELPGLKLKNPIMPASGCFGFGREFSQLYDLSKLGAIMIKATTLTSRFGNPTPRVAETSGGMLNAIGLQNPGLKKVMDEELPWLEQYDVPIIANVAGSMTEDYVEVAKQISTAPNVHALELNISCPNVKTGGIAFGTAPEIAKELTSRVKEVSSAPVYVKLSPNVANIVEMAQAVEEGGADGLTMINTLLGMRLDLKTGRPILANKSGGLSGPAIKPVSIRMIYEVSQKVGIPIIGMGGVQTAQDVIEYFYAGASAVAVGTANFVDPFICPSIIDELPSLLDEIGVNHISDLTGRSWKTDDQKAYHRA